In Halarcobacter bivalviorum, a genomic segment contains:
- the rfaE1 gene encoding D-glycero-beta-D-manno-heptose-7-phosphate kinase → MQNIQKLVSEYQPRILVIGDLMIDEYLWGTCDRISPEAPVQVVDIKKETKVLGGAGNVISNLVALGSEVSVMSVIGNDEAGHEVKSMLDKQGVKSFLVEQSGRKTSRKTRLMASHSQVVRYDKESKNSISSTSAKAIFDKLQEKITSYDTILLSDYNKGVLTRELLEKVISYANKYNKKVLVDPKGNDFSKYKGAYLLTPNKKEAQIASGIQIENDDSLRKALEKLKADASLGVSLITLSENGIAILDNDEVIIKPTVAREVYDVTGAGDTVLASLGFALSLGCDIQNSVEFANLAAGVVVSKIGSATATLDEIEEYQASLHKSSIELHIKSREEIEKISLRLKNQGKKVVFTNGCFDILHRGHVSYLNVAKSFGDVLILGLNSDASVKRLKGEDRPINNEEDRAYILSALECIDYVVIFDEDTPYELIKVVEPDILVKGADYEGKEVVGSDIAKQTKLVEFVDGKSTTKTIEKIQGAKS, encoded by the coding sequence TTGCAAAATATTCAAAAATTAGTTTCAGAATATCAACCAAGAATTTTAGTTATTGGAGATTTAATGATAGATGAGTACCTTTGGGGTACTTGCGACAGAATCTCTCCTGAAGCACCAGTTCAAGTTGTAGATATAAAAAAAGAGACAAAGGTTTTAGGTGGTGCTGGAAATGTTATTAGCAATCTAGTAGCACTTGGAAGTGAAGTTTCTGTAATGTCAGTAATTGGAAATGATGAAGCTGGACATGAAGTAAAATCAATGCTTGATAAACAAGGTGTGAAATCTTTTTTAGTTGAGCAAAGTGGAAGAAAAACTTCAAGAAAGACTAGACTTATGGCTTCTCATTCACAAGTTGTAAGGTATGATAAAGAGAGTAAAAACTCTATTTCATCTACAAGTGCAAAAGCTATTTTTGATAAACTTCAAGAAAAGATTACTAGCTATGATACGATTTTATTATCAGATTATAATAAAGGTGTTCTTACTCGTGAGCTTTTAGAAAAAGTAATCTCTTATGCAAATAAATATAATAAAAAAGTTTTAGTTGACCCAAAAGGAAATGATTTCTCTAAATATAAAGGAGCATATCTTTTAACTCCCAATAAAAAAGAGGCACAAATAGCTTCTGGTATTCAAATAGAAAATGATGACTCTTTAAGAAAAGCTTTAGAAAAATTAAAAGCTGATGCTTCTTTAGGTGTATCTCTTATTACTCTTAGTGAAAATGGAATTGCTATTTTAGATAATGATGAGGTTATTATTAAACCTACTGTTGCAAGGGAAGTTTATGATGTAACAGGAGCAGGGGATACTGTATTAGCCTCTTTAGGTTTTGCTTTAAGTTTAGGTTGTGATATTCAAAATAGTGTTGAGTTTGCAAATTTAGCTGCTGGGGTTGTAGTTAGTAAAATTGGAAGTGCAACTGCTACTTTAGATGAGATTGAAGAGTATCAAGCAAGTTTACATAAAAGCTCAATTGAATTACATATTAAATCAAGAGAAGAAATAGAAAAAATCTCTTTAAGATTAAAAAATCAGGGTAAAAAAGTAGTATTTACAAATGGTTGTTTTGATATCTTACACAGAGGTCATGTAAGTTATTTAAATGTAGCAAAATCTTTTGGAGATGTTTTAATCTTAGGTTTAAATTCAGATGCGAGTGTTAAAAGATTAAAAGGTGAAGATAGACCAATAAATAATGAAGAGGATAGAGCTTATATTCTTTCAGCTTTAGAGTGCATTGATTATGTTGTGATATTTGATGAAGATACTCCTTATGAACTTATAAAAGTAGTAGAACCTGATATCTTAGTAAAAGGTGCTGATTACGAAGGTAAAGAAGTTGTAGGAAGTGATATTGCAAAACAGACAAAGCTGGTTGAGTTTGTTGATGGAAAGAGTACTACAAAAACAATAGAGAAAATCCAAGGAGCAAAAAGTTGA
- the gmhA gene encoding D-sedoheptulose 7-phosphate isomerase has translation MKNVIESEFKAHLETIQKVMETMATPLEDASKLIVETLKNGNKVLFFGNGGSAADAQHIAAELTGRYKTERRGLPGIALTTDTSALTAIGNDYGFDRVFDRQVEALAQKGDLLFGISTSGNSKNVINAFKVGQEIGCKIVGMSGRDGGEMNNYCDVNLVVPSNDTPRIQEMHILFGHTICQIIDNELS, from the coding sequence TTGAAAAATGTAATAGAAAGTGAATTTAAAGCTCATTTAGAAACTATTCAAAAAGTAATGGAAACAATGGCAACGCCATTAGAAGATGCTTCAAAGTTAATAGTTGAAACACTAAAAAATGGAAATAAAGTTCTATTTTTTGGAAATGGTGGAAGTGCTGCTGATGCTCAACATATTGCCGCTGAACTAACAGGAAGATATAAAACAGAGAGACGTGGACTTCCTGGTATTGCTCTTACAACTGATACTTCAGCTTTAACTGCTATTGGAAATGATTATGGATTTGATAGGGTTTTTGATAGACAAGTAGAAGCTTTAGCTCAAAAGGGAGATTTACTTTTTGGTATCTCTACTTCTGGAAACTCTAAAAATGTAATTAATGCTTTTAAAGTAGGGCAAGAAATAGGTTGTAAAATTGTTGGTATGTCAGGACGTGATGGAGGAGAGATGAATAATTATTGTGATGTTAATTTAGTAGTTCCTTCAAATGATACTCCAAGAATTCAAGAGATGCATATACTTTTTGGACATACTATTTGTCAAATTATAGATAATGAGTTATCTTAA
- the pglE gene encoding UDP-N-acetylbacillosamine transaminase: MNKRLFLSAPHMSGNELKYIEKVFESNYIAPLGEYVNKFEESIVTYTGTQNALAVTSGTAAIHLALRVLGIGEEDEVLASTFTFIGSINAIIYQNAIPVFLDSDKSTWNICPNLLEDYLITCDKKPKALIITHLYGMSSDIQKISDICKEYGVYLIEDAAESLGATLNGKHTGTFGDFGVYSFNGNKILTTSGGGMLVSDNKEWIEKAKFYSTQAKEPFIHYEHEEYGYNYRMSNVLAAIGVAQMEVIEDRIAKKREIFSWYKEFLGGIEECEFMPELENSRGNRWLTALTFNKTSYEKIMKLLDKANVESRPLWKPMHLQPLFNSSKSFLNGTSEELFKKGLCLASSTTMQKDDVKMICDIIKENLEK; the protein is encoded by the coding sequence ATGAATAAAAGACTATTTTTAAGTGCACCACATATGAGTGGAAATGAATTAAAATATATTGAAAAAGTATTTGAAAGTAATTATATAGCTCCCTTAGGAGAATATGTTAATAAGTTTGAAGAAAGTATTGTAACTTATACTGGTACACAAAATGCACTTGCTGTAACTTCTGGAACTGCTGCAATTCATCTTGCATTAAGAGTTTTAGGAATAGGAGAAGAGGATGAGGTTTTAGCTTCAACATTTACTTTTATAGGTTCAATTAATGCAATCATCTATCAAAATGCGATACCTGTATTTTTAGATAGTGATAAAAGTACTTGGAATATTTGTCCAAATCTTTTAGAAGACTATCTAATAACTTGTGATAAAAAACCTAAAGCTTTAATCATAACGCATCTTTATGGGATGAGTTCAGATATTCAAAAGATAAGTGATATTTGTAAAGAGTATGGAGTTTATTTAATAGAAGATGCTGCTGAGTCTTTAGGTGCTACATTGAATGGAAAACATACTGGAACTTTTGGTGATTTTGGAGTTTATAGTTTTAATGGTAATAAAATTCTTACTACAAGTGGTGGTGGAATGTTAGTAAGTGATAATAAAGAATGGATTGAAAAAGCAAAGTTCTATTCAACTCAAGCTAAAGAACCTTTTATTCATTATGAACATGAAGAGTATGGTTATAACTATAGAATGTCAAATGTATTAGCTGCAATTGGTGTTGCTCAAATGGAAGTAATAGAAGATAGAATTGCAAAAAAAAGAGAAATATTTTCTTGGTATAAAGAGTTTTTAGGTGGTATTGAAGAGTGTGAGTTTATGCCTGAACTTGAAAATAGTAGAGGAAATAGATGGCTTACTGCTTTAACTTTTAATAAAACCTCTTATGAAAAAATAATGAAATTATTAGATAAAGCAAATGTTGAATCAAGACCGCTTTGGAAACCTATGCATTTACAACCACTATTCAACTCTTCAAAGTCATTTTTAAATGGTACAAGTGAAGAGCTATTTAAAAAAGGTTTATGCCTTGCAAGTAGTACTACTATGCAAAAAGATGATGTAAAAATGATATGTGATATTATAAAAGAAAATTTGGAAAAGTAG
- a CDS encoding potassium channel family protein, whose amino-acid sequence MSIFIRIKKALGWEVKRSKPEYDLNPLIYSKLKPIRLPLILIQVVMMIGTIGYVYLEDYSIMHAIFQSAYTLTNTGFGALNEANFKNVTIVFTVCLMLAGFASLIFAVGIVIDVITNGTLRELLKERRMLYKIARLRRHFVIFYHNEYTAQLARQFNENHVPFVVVDPSDDLEDIAKECNYPYFVKEEPYKEEAFLKSHLSSAKGVISLSKNISNNITLIASVRLYEKELGRSPFLIISNAETQNEKIRLKKLGADKVVATPSLMAKRVSAMAIRPDMENVLEEFLYKRDTPIDMEEAFVNENSWVINREIKDLRLRDKIKVSVIGITEKKGRFIQMPKASTIITAESKLLLVGNQKAISKAKRIISLEEKPDDL is encoded by the coding sequence ATGAGCATTTTTATTAGAATCAAAAAGGCTCTTGGCTGGGAAGTTAAGAGAAGTAAACCCGAATACGACCTAAATCCATTAATCTACTCAAAATTAAAACCAATTAGACTTCCTCTAATCTTAATCCAAGTTGTTATGATGATAGGAACAATAGGATATGTATATCTTGAAGATTATTCAATTATGCATGCTATTTTTCAATCAGCTTATACACTAACTAATACAGGTTTTGGTGCATTAAACGAAGCAAATTTCAAAAATGTTACAATAGTATTTACAGTATGCCTTATGCTTGCAGGTTTTGCAAGTTTAATTTTTGCTGTGGGTATTGTAATTGATGTAATTACAAATGGTACTTTGAGAGAATTATTAAAGGAAAGAAGAATGCTTTACAAAATTGCAAGGCTTAGAAGACATTTTGTGATTTTCTATCACAATGAATATACTGCACAATTAGCACGGCAGTTTAATGAAAACCATGTTCCTTTTGTTGTAGTTGATCCAAGTGATGACTTAGAGGATATTGCAAAAGAGTGTAATTATCCTTATTTTGTAAAGGAAGAACCTTATAAGGAAGAAGCATTTTTAAAGTCACACCTTAGTTCTGCAAAGGGTGTAATCTCTTTATCTAAAAATATTTCAAACAATATTACTCTTATTGCTTCTGTTAGATTATATGAAAAAGAGCTTGGAAGAAGTCCTTTCTTAATCATTTCTAATGCAGAAACACAAAATGAGAAAATTAGACTTAAAAAACTTGGGGCTGATAAAGTTGTTGCAACACCTTCACTTATGGCAAAAAGAGTTTCAGCAATGGCGATTAGACCAGATATGGAAAATGTACTTGAAGAGTTTTTATATAAAAGAGATACTCCTATTGATATGGAAGAAGCTTTTGTAAATGAAAACTCATGGGTAATTAATAGAGAAATCAAAGATTTAAGATTAAGAGATAAAATCAAAGTATCTGTTATTGGTATTACTGAGAAAAAAGGTAGATTTATCCAAATGCCAAAAGCTTCTACAATTATAACAGCAGAATCAAAACTATTACTTGTAGGAAACCAAAAAGCTATTTCAAAAGCAAAAAGAATTATCTCTTTAGAAGAGAAACCAGATGACTTATAA
- a CDS encoding polysaccharide biosynthesis protein, whose product MFHIDKRILNFLVIITLTIFSFAWTFFIFHKPFDWFLVLTVIALRMISSLILFKDFSLSWSKATQKTFILKSIVYITPFFLYAPYFHGEVRFALMASELFLFVFSANFLMYSYYFVVNRSKVQKTKRVVIFGAGKAGMKLEEEFRPSKYKVRYFIDDDKIIQGRSIDGIRILSKEKFKEKGKKYDLLVIAIPSATQKDINSVYNELKEYFTEIQILPSLEQILRDKDFSTQLKDISVEDLLARHPKDLDKKQIENFIKNKVVLITGAGGSIGSEISRQCKKFGAKQLILVDHSEFNLYSITDELSSDIVIPVMQTVRNFGFIEETFKKYKPEIVIHAAAYKHVPLVEGNILEGISNNIIGTKNCIDLAIKYKAEKFVLISTDKAVRPTNVMGTTKRICELYAQNINTKDNTEIVAVRFGNVLGSSGSVIPKFKSQIEKGGPITVTHPDITRYFMLIPEACELVLQAASIGKGGEIFILDMGEPIKIVDLAKNMIELSGRKEIEIEYCGLRPGEKLYEELLINDSDMKTQYESITVASPTKYDIEKLNKDIEELLVCEDKIAKLKEIVPEFDHKLN is encoded by the coding sequence ATGTTTCACATAGATAAACGAATATTAAACTTTCTAGTTATTATTACTCTTACTATCTTTTCATTTGCTTGGACTTTTTTTATATTTCATAAACCTTTTGATTGGTTTCTTGTTTTAACTGTAATAGCTTTAAGAATGATTTCATCTCTTATACTTTTTAAAGATTTTTCTCTTTCTTGGAGCAAAGCAACTCAAAAAACATTTATTTTAAAAAGTATAGTTTATATTACACCTTTCTTTTTATATGCACCATATTTTCATGGAGAAGTTAGATTTGCTCTTATGGCATCTGAGCTTTTCTTATTTGTTTTTTCTGCAAATTTTTTAATGTATTCATACTATTTTGTAGTAAATAGAAGTAAAGTTCAAAAGACAAAAAGAGTAGTTATTTTTGGAGCAGGAAAAGCTGGTATGAAACTTGAAGAAGAGTTTAGACCTAGTAAATATAAAGTAAGATATTTCATTGATGATGATAAGATTATTCAAGGTAGAAGTATTGATGGAATAAGAATATTATCAAAAGAGAAGTTTAAAGAAAAAGGCAAAAAATATGACCTTCTTGTAATTGCAATTCCAAGTGCAACTCAAAAAGATATAAACTCTGTTTATAATGAGTTAAAAGAGTATTTTACTGAGATACAAATTCTTCCTTCTTTAGAACAAATTTTAAGAGATAAAGACTTTTCTACGCAGTTAAAAGATATCTCTGTTGAAGATTTACTTGCAAGGCATCCAAAAGATTTAGATAAAAAGCAAATTGAAAATTTTATAAAAAATAAAGTAGTTCTTATTACTGGTGCTGGAGGAAGTATTGGTAGTGAGATTAGTAGGCAGTGTAAAAAATTTGGCGCAAAACAGCTTATCTTAGTTGATCATAGTGAGTTTAATCTTTATAGTATAACAGATGAGTTAAGTTCTGATATTGTTATTCCTGTTATGCAAACAGTTAGAAATTTTGGTTTTATAGAAGAGACTTTTAAAAAGTATAAACCCGAGATTGTTATCCATGCAGCAGCTTATAAACATGTACCCCTTGTAGAAGGAAATATTTTAGAAGGAATTTCAAATAATATTATAGGTACTAAAAATTGTATTGACCTTGCTATTAAATACAAAGCTGAAAAGTTTGTACTTATCTCTACAGATAAAGCAGTAAGACCTACAAATGTGATGGGTACTACAAAGCGTATTTGTGAATTATATGCACAAAATATTAATACAAAAGATAATACTGAAATAGTAGCTGTAAGATTTGGAAATGTATTAGGAAGTAGTGGAAGTGTTATTCCTAAATTTAAATCACAAATTGAAAAAGGTGGTCCTATTACGGTAACTCATCCTGATATTACAAGATATTTTATGCTTATTCCAGAAGCTTGTGAACTTGTACTTCAAGCAGCTAGTATTGGAAAAGGTGGAGAGATATTTATTCTTGATATGGGTGAGCCAATTAAGATTGTGGATTTAGCTAAAAATATGATTGAATTAAGTGGAAGAAAAGAGATTGAAATAGAGTATTGCGGTTTAAGACCTGGTGAAAAACTTTATGAAGAACTTTTAATCAATGATAGTGATATGAAAACACAATATGAATCAATCACAGTAGCAAGTCCTACAAAATATGATATAGAGAAGTTAAATAAAGATATTGAAGAGCTTTTAGTTTGTGAAGATAAAATAGCTAAACTAAAAGAGATAGTGCCAGAGTTTGACCATAAATTAAATTGA
- a CDS encoding glycosyltransferase encodes MFSINYKAKTPLIDKLLEQENFQELKKASLFSKVIGKKEFADIYFHSGSFDKEAIENIKNAKKVFVNSQTAHHELLKNLQENIEKVEVLYPSIDIEYKKPKEVKEEFCQEQNLDPKKKIIFFTGKNLKSSGVKEFISIVLQLASDNFIAIIEGDKKQITSLKFQLSKINIEGKILLLEEYKNRDNLFLASDIFILPTHSKNFASNILKAMFCKCAVFVTATNPAKELVDVFSMMESPDDRSMQFKVNALLQNKNDLKLIKKQNRKIAQEYTLEKALERVNKVINSI; translated from the coding sequence ATGTTCTCAATAAACTACAAAGCAAAAACTCCTTTAATAGATAAACTTCTTGAACAAGAGAATTTTCAAGAGTTAAAAAAAGCCTCTTTATTTTCTAAGGTAATTGGGAAAAAAGAGTTTGCTGATATCTATTTTCATTCAGGAAGTTTTGATAAAGAGGCTATTGAGAATATAAAAAATGCAAAAAAGGTTTTTGTAAATTCTCAAACTGCTCACCATGAATTATTAAAAAATCTTCAAGAAAATATTGAAAAAGTTGAAGTTTTATATCCTAGTATAGATATTGAATATAAAAAACCAAAAGAGGTTAAAGAGGAGTTTTGCCAAGAGCAAAACCTTGACCCTAAAAAGAAGATTATCTTTTTTACTGGTAAAAATCTAAAATCTTCAGGAGTAAAAGAGTTTATCTCTATTGTTTTACAACTAGCCTCTGATAATTTTATTGCAATTATTGAAGGGGATAAAAAACAAATTACAAGTTTAAAATTTCAACTATCTAAAATAAATATTGAAGGGAAGATTCTACTGTTAGAAGAGTATAAAAATAGAGATAACTTATTTTTAGCAAGTGATATTTTTATTTTACCAACTCATAGTAAGAATTTTGCTTCAAATATTTTAAAAGCAATGTTTTGCAAATGTGCAGTTTTTGTAACAGCAACAAATCCTGCAAAAGAGCTTGTGGATGTTTTCTCAATGATGGAAAGTCCAGATGATAGAAGTATGCAATTTAAAGTAAATGCACTTTTACAAAATAAAAATGATTTAAAATTAATCAAAAAACAAAATAGAAAAATTGCGCAAGAGTATACTTTAGAAAAAGCTCTTGAAAGAGTAAATAAAGTAATAAACTCAATTTAA
- a CDS encoding acetyltransferase, which yields MKELYIYGASGHGLVVADIARDNGYENIIFIDDGKNEYPTFEDIKDSNNIPIAFGIGNNIIRAKLYEKVKKEGFNLATLIHSSSIISSSVCIEEGTIVMPNVVINANSIIGKAVILNSSSVIEHECKIEDFVHISPNVALAGNVNIKELTHIGIGSCVIQGLTVGKNSLIGAGAVVVKNIKDNIKAYGNPCCEVEEL from the coding sequence ATGAAAGAGTTATATATTTATGGAGCTAGTGGTCATGGTCTTGTAGTAGCAGATATTGCAAGAGATAATGGCTATGAAAATATTATATTTATAGATGACGGAAAGAATGAATACCCAACTTTTGAAGATATAAAAGACTCTAATAATATTCCTATAGCTTTTGGAATAGGAAATAATATTATACGAGCTAAACTTTATGAAAAAGTAAAAAAAGAGGGCTTTAATCTAGCTACTTTAATTCATTCTAGTTCAATTATCTCTTCTAGTGTTTGTATTGAAGAAGGCACTATTGTAATGCCAAATGTAGTTATAAATGCAAATTCAATTATTGGTAAAGCAGTAATATTAAATAGTAGTTCAGTAATAGAACATGAATGTAAAATAGAAGATTTTGTACATATCTCTCCTAATGTGGCTCTTGCTGGAAATGTAAATATAAAAGAATTAACTCATATTGGAATAGGTTCTTGTGTAATTCAAGGGTTAACAGTAGGAAAAAACTCTTTAATTGGTGCAGGTGCAGTAGTTGTAAAAAATATAAAAGATAATATAAAAGCTTATGGTAATCCATGTTGTGAAGTTGAGGAATTATAA
- the rfaD gene encoding ADP-glyceromanno-heptose 6-epimerase: MKYTNIDFNNKTILITGAAGFIGSSLCFYFQENYPKANIIALDCFRNEETFSNGNLKSFGHFKNLLGFKGVVVSGNINDKKLLKELDINYNFDYIFHQAAISDTTVQEQDLMIQTNVNAYEDLLKIAINHGANMIYASSAATYGDSDRFEVGYEQPNNVYGFSKVMMDNISYKYINQGVDISIVGLKYFNVFGPREFYKNKTASMVVQFGHQILKGLTPKLFEGSDKILRDFIYIEDVIQANIKACEPKQSGVYNVGTGKARSFEDIVNILQKELEIDNGKEYIPNPFIGSYQFFTEANIEASKENLNYEPQYSMEEGIKAYLPEIKRLFETEVKKG; encoded by the coding sequence ATGAAATATACTAATATAGATTTTAATAACAAAACAATACTTATTACAGGAGCTGCAGGTTTCATTGGTTCAAGCTTGTGCTTTTACTTTCAAGAAAACTATCCAAAAGCAAATATTATTGCTCTTGATTGCTTTAGAAATGAAGAGACTTTTTCAAATGGAAATTTAAAAAGTTTTGGACATTTTAAAAACCTTTTAGGATTTAAAGGTGTAGTTGTTAGTGGTAATATAAATGATAAAAAACTTTTAAAAGAGTTAGATATCAATTATAACTTTGACTATATCTTCCATCAAGCAGCTATTTCTGATACTACAGTACAAGAACAAGACTTAATGATTCAAACAAATGTAAATGCTTATGAAGATTTATTAAAAATTGCTATTAATCATGGGGCTAATATGATTTATGCAAGTTCTGCTGCTACTTATGGAGATAGTGATAGATTTGAAGTTGGATATGAACAACCAAACAATGTATATGGCTTCTCAAAAGTTATGATGGATAATATTTCTTATAAATATATCAATCAAGGTGTTGATATCTCAATTGTAGGACTTAAATATTTTAATGTTTTTGGACCAAGAGAGTTTTATAAAAATAAAACGGCTTCTATGGTAGTACAATTTGGACACCAAATCTTAAAAGGACTTACTCCAAAGCTATTTGAAGGAAGTGATAAAATCCTAAGAGATTTTATCTATATTGAAGATGTAATTCAAGCAAACATAAAGGCTTGTGAGCCAAAACAAAGTGGTGTTTATAATGTAGGAACAGGTAAAGCTAGAAGTTTTGAAGATATTGTAAATATTCTACAAAAAGAACTAGAAATTGACAATGGAAAAGAGTATATTCCAAATCCATTTATTGGTTCTTATCAGTTCTTTACAGAGGCTAATATTGAAGCTTCAAAAGAGAATTTAAATTATGAACCACAGTATTCAATGGAAGAGGGTATTAAAGCATATCTTCCTGAGATTAAAAGACTATTTGAAACTGAAGTAAAAAAAGGATAG
- a CDS encoding DNA ligase: MKKLLVIIALNIFLFGYELQKPKIYEKNMEINNWLMSEKLDGIRAYWNKKELLTRNGNKINAPKWFIEQLPDFELDGELWTKRDDFENIQNIVMDKTPSLNWKEITYNIFEVPNQKGDFLDRLEKVNQYIKKKNPTHLKVIKQIKIKDKKHLENYLEELISKKAEGIIIKNPKSEYFTGRSSNILKVKKFSDMEGEVIGINISSKTKVLKSLKIKLLNGTTFNLGGGFSKKQREAPPKIGEIITFKYYGFTKNGKPKFASFLRVRKD, translated from the coding sequence TTGAAAAAATTATTAGTCATCATAGCACTTAATATCTTTCTTTTTGGTTATGAATTACAAAAACCTAAAATATATGAAAAAAATATGGAAATAAATAATTGGCTAATGAGTGAAAAACTTGATGGAATAAGGGCTTATTGGAATAAAAAAGAATTACTTACAAGAAATGGAAATAAAATAAATGCTCCAAAATGGTTTATAGAACAACTTCCTGATTTTGAGTTAGACGGCGAACTTTGGACAAAAAGAGATGATTTTGAAAATATTCAAAATATTGTAATGGATAAAACTCCATCTTTAAACTGGAAAGAGATTACTTATAATATTTTTGAAGTTCCAAATCAAAAAGGAGATTTCCTAGATAGATTAGAAAAAGTAAATCAATATATAAAGAAGAAAAATCCAACTCATTTAAAAGTTATAAAACAAATTAAAATAAAAGATAAAAAACATTTAGAAAACTATTTGGAAGAACTTATTTCAAAAAAAGCAGAAGGAATAATAATAAAAAATCCAAAGAGTGAATATTTTACAGGGAGAAGTTCTAATATTTTAAAAGTAAAAAAGTTCTCAGATATGGAAGGAGAAGTTATAGGAATAAATATCTCTTCAAAAACAAAGGTATTAAAAAGTTTAAAGATAAAACTTTTAAATGGTACTACTTTTAATCTAGGAGGTGGTTTTAGCAAAAAACAAAGAGAAGCTCCACCTAAAATAGGAGAGATTATTACTTTTAAATATTATGGTTTTACTAAAAATGGCAAACCTAAGTTTGCTTCATTTTTAAGAGTTAGAAAAGATTAA
- the rpmB gene encoding 50S ribosomal protein L28 — translation MARRCAVSGKGPMVGNNVSHANNKTKRRFLPNLRTVRVTLEDGTTRKIKISAKELRTLKKNS, via the coding sequence ATGGCAAGAAGATGCGCTGTATCAGGAAAAGGACCTATGGTTGGAAACAACGTAAGTCACGCAAATAACAAAACAAAAAGAAGATTTTTACCAAACTTAAGAACTGTTAGAGTTACTTTAGAAGATGGTACAACTAGAAAAATCAAAATCTCTGCAAAAGAGTTAAGAACTCTTAAAAAGAACTCATAA
- the pglC gene encoding undecaprenyl phosphate N,N'-diacetylbacillosamine 1-phosphate transferase, with product MLKSIFDKLLALFLIILFLPIYIVVSLLILWKMGNPILFRQKRPGYKEKIFGIYKFRTMTNETDKEGNLLPDDRRLVGVGKFIRSTSLDELPQLFNVLKGEMSFVGPRPLLIEYLDFYNDEQKRRHNVKPGITGWAQVNGRNAISWEQKFEYDVWYVDNQSFLLDMKILWLTFLKVVKRSDISSSNSVTMEKFTGTK from the coding sequence ATGCTTAAATCAATATTTGATAAACTTTTAGCACTTTTTTTAATAATACTATTTTTACCAATATATATAGTAGTGAGTTTACTTATTTTATGGAAAATGGGAAATCCTATTCTTTTTAGACAAAAAAGACCAGGGTATAAAGAAAAAATATTTGGTATTTATAAGTTTCGAACAATGACAAATGAAACAGATAAAGAAGGAAATCTACTTCCCGATGATAGAAGACTTGTTGGAGTTGGAAAATTTATTAGAAGTACAAGTTTAGATGAACTTCCTCAACTATTTAATGTTTTAAAAGGTGAAATGAGTTTTGTAGGTCCAAGACCTTTGTTAATTGAATACTTAGACTTTTATAATGATGAGCAAAAAAGACGACACAATGTAAAACCTGGTATTACAGGTTGGGCACAAGTAAATGGAAGAAATGCTATTTCTTGGGAACAAAAATTTGAATATGATGTTTGGTATGTTGATAATCAATCTTTTCTATTAGATATGAAAATACTTTGGTTAACTTTTTTAAAAGTTGTAAAAAGAAGTGATATTAGCTCTTCAAATAGTGTTACAATGGAAAAATTTACTGGGACAAAGTAA